A region from the Nesterenkonia lacusekhoensis genome encodes:
- a CDS encoding winged helix-turn-helix transcriptional regulator, whose translation MAEVHRSGCPINLSVEVLGDSWSLVVVRDIMFGSRRHYRQLLNESEEGIASNILSDRLKRLISNGLITKAQDPTHRQRQIYSLTEQSIQLVPVLVQLGSWGRRFLPASRELSIRAQVLEEGGPQLWEDFMQELRMLHLGAEPAEGAVSVMERLEQAYRDALATPSG comes from the coding sequence ATGGCAGAGGTGCACCGCTCGGGCTGCCCGATCAATCTCTCTGTGGAGGTGCTCGGCGACAGTTGGTCCCTGGTGGTCGTCCGAGACATCATGTTCGGCAGTCGTCGGCACTATCGGCAGCTGCTCAACGAGTCGGAGGAAGGCATTGCCTCCAACATCCTCAGTGACCGGCTCAAGCGTCTGATCAGCAACGGGCTGATCACCAAGGCCCAGGATCCGACTCACCGGCAGCGTCAGATCTACAGCCTCACCGAGCAGTCGATCCAGCTGGTGCCGGTGCTGGTGCAGTTGGGCAGCTGGGGCAGAAGGTTCCTCCCGGCCAGCCGTGAGCTCAGCATCCGCGCCCAGGTGCTCGAAGAGGGTGGGCCGCAGCTCTGGGAGGACTTCATGCAGGAGCTGCGCATGCTCCACTTGGGTGCAGAACCTGCTGAGGGTGCGGTCTCGGTGATGGAGCGCCTGGAGCAGGCCTACCGCGATGCCCTCGCTACGCCCTCAGGCTGA
- a CDS encoding D-2-hydroxyacid dehydrogenase: MPVIAVLIPSDTSSPERMPPGLDAFEGRAEVRITDPDGLPQALEGADALFLWDFFSEAVESAWPHADRLQWIHVAAAGVDKLMFDELAASQVTVTNAQGFFDRPIAEFVLGAVLAQAKEFALSHRYRTERRWVHRETRRIQGQRAMIIGTGAIGRETARLLRAVGMEVRGVGRTARREDPDFGDVVSSEELAEHAGWADHLINAAPLTPQTAGLISAEILAAMNPEAHLVNIGRGESVDEPALIEALQTGGIGFASLDVFAEEPLPQDSALWDLDNVLISPHMSGDVVGWSAALAEQFVENAERWLAGETLNNIVDKDRGYVPRH, from the coding sequence ATGCCCGTGATCGCTGTGCTGATCCCTTCCGACACCAGCAGCCCGGAGCGCATGCCGCCCGGGCTGGACGCCTTCGAGGGCCGCGCCGAGGTCAGGATCACGGATCCGGACGGGCTGCCTCAGGCGCTGGAAGGCGCCGATGCCCTCTTCCTCTGGGACTTCTTCTCCGAGGCGGTGGAGAGCGCCTGGCCCCATGCAGATCGGCTGCAGTGGATCCACGTGGCCGCCGCGGGGGTGGACAAGCTCATGTTCGATGAGCTGGCCGCCTCACAGGTCACCGTGACCAACGCTCAGGGTTTCTTCGACCGCCCCATCGCAGAATTCGTGCTCGGCGCCGTCCTGGCCCAGGCCAAGGAGTTCGCGCTCAGCCACCGGTACCGGACTGAGCGCCGCTGGGTCCACCGCGAGACCCGACGGATCCAAGGGCAGCGGGCCATGATCATCGGAACCGGAGCCATCGGACGTGAGACTGCGCGGCTGCTGCGCGCAGTCGGCATGGAGGTCCGCGGCGTCGGCCGCACAGCACGCCGAGAGGACCCCGATTTCGGCGACGTGGTCTCCAGTGAGGAGCTCGCCGAACATGCCGGTTGGGCCGACCACCTGATCAACGCCGCCCCGCTGACCCCGCAGACAGCCGGCCTGATCAGCGCCGAGATCTTGGCCGCGATGAACCCCGAGGCGCACCTGGTCAACATCGGCCGGGGCGAATCAGTGGACGAGCCGGCGCTGATCGAGGCGCTGCAGACCGGCGGGATCGGCTTCGCCTCGCTGGACGTCTTCGCCGAGGAGCCGCTGCCGCAGGACTCTGCGCTCTGGGATCTGGACAATGTGCTGATCTCGCCCCATATGTCCGGAGACGTCGTCGGGTGGAGTGCCGCCCTGGCTGAGCAGTTCGTGGAGAATGCGGAGCGCTGGCTGGCCGGCGAGACGCTGAACAACATCGTGGACAAGGACAGAGGCTACGTGCCCAGACATTGA
- a CDS encoding YciI family protein produces MKYALLLMGRVDDPNCGEDGGANPEEFFAFDQEITAAGVVVSSFALEDPEHAVKVETDAAGERVISSGPFAEVQEFLGGTYIIEAADVDEAIAWAKKSPGSKPGGHVEIRPVAPY; encoded by the coding sequence ATGAAATACGCATTGCTGCTGATGGGCCGTGTGGACGATCCGAACTGCGGAGAGGACGGCGGAGCGAACCCTGAGGAGTTCTTCGCCTTCGACCAGGAGATCACGGCGGCAGGCGTGGTGGTGTCCTCCTTCGCGCTGGAGGATCCCGAGCACGCCGTGAAGGTGGAGACCGACGCCGCCGGGGAGCGGGTCATCTCCAGCGGCCCCTTCGCCGAGGTGCAGGAGTTCCTCGGAGGGACCTACATCATCGAGGCGGCCGACGTGGATGAAGCCATCGCCTGGGCGAAGAAGAGCCCCGGCTCCAAACCCGGCGGACACGTAGAGATCCGCCCGGTGGCCCCCTACTGA
- a CDS encoding DUF4260 family protein: protein MSAQTLPHSHAHSAPATIWQRVENSALAVAILVAMIVMDHPWWALLAAFLVFDLSALGYLVSQRLGAVLYNLVHNYTGSAAAIMLWAGLQLGHVHADWLVLLAACWAFHVAVDRALGYGLKLGPFRHTHLGLIGRHAAA, encoded by the coding sequence ATGTCAGCCCAGACGCTCCCGCACTCACATGCGCACTCCGCACCTGCGACGATCTGGCAGCGAGTGGAGAACTCGGCGCTCGCCGTCGCCATCCTGGTTGCCATGATCGTCATGGACCACCCCTGGTGGGCGCTGCTGGCTGCGTTCCTCGTCTTCGATCTCTCCGCGCTGGGCTACCTGGTCAGTCAGCGCCTGGGGGCCGTCCTCTATAACCTGGTGCACAACTACACGGGCTCTGCCGCGGCGATCATGCTCTGGGCGGGCCTGCAGCTCGGTCACGTCCACGCTGATTGGTTGGTTCTGTTGGCCGCCTGCTGGGCTTTCCACGTCGCGGTGGACCGGGCCCTGGGCTACGGGCTGAAGCTGGGGCCCTTCCGGCACACCCATCTGGGGCTGATCGGCCGTCACGCCGCTGCCTAG
- a CDS encoding GntR family transcriptional regulator yields MTMTDPTFQRVNRESTATLITRQLREGIMNGHLPAGAQLSEASLAQEFGVSRGPLREATQRLVQEGLVRSELNRGLFVKELDEAEIRDLYVARTALETAAARIVARDGSATTLQRLRRVQEDMRTAAESGDLPKLSDADFAFHHLLVEASASPRLRRMHETLMVETRMCLTALEETYFDPEEQVDEHHRITEAIAAGDEAAVVAEIEEHMQEALDRLIRG; encoded by the coding sequence ATGACTATGACAGACCCCACCTTCCAGCGGGTCAACCGCGAATCCACCGCGACCCTCATCACCCGCCAGCTGCGCGAGGGGATCATGAATGGCCACCTGCCCGCCGGGGCCCAGCTCTCCGAGGCCTCGCTGGCGCAGGAGTTCGGCGTCAGCCGCGGTCCGCTGCGCGAGGCTACGCAGCGCCTGGTCCAGGAGGGCCTGGTGCGCAGTGAGCTGAACCGAGGCCTGTTCGTCAAAGAGCTGGATGAGGCCGAGATCCGAGACCTCTACGTGGCACGCACCGCCCTGGAGACCGCTGCGGCGCGAATCGTGGCCAGAGACGGCTCAGCGACGACCCTCCAGCGCCTGCGCCGAGTCCAGGAGGACATGCGCACCGCGGCGGAGTCCGGCGATCTCCCCAAGCTCTCCGACGCCGACTTCGCCTTCCACCATCTGCTCGTGGAGGCCTCCGCGAGTCCGCGGCTGCGCCGGATGCACGAGACACTCATGGTGGAGACCCGCATGTGCCTGACCGCGCTGGAGGAGACCTACTTCGACCCCGAGGAGCAGGTGGACGAGCACCACCGCATCACCGAGGCCATCGCCGCCGGCGATGAGGCCGCCGTCGTCGCGGAGATCGAGGAGCATATGCAGGAGGCGCTGGACCGCCTCATCAGGGGATGA
- a CDS encoding amidase codes for MTDLADKTAAELLEGYRVGEFTPVDATEAVLRRIGERDGALNAFVLVDQEAALDSARTSARRWRAGEPLGPGDGVPTSIKDIFPTTGWPTLRGSLLIDESGPWNFDAPCVARLKETGAVLLGKTATPEFAWKGVTDCQRSGETSNPWDPAVHAGGSSGGSASAVGAGMGPWSVGTDGGGSVRIPASFTGTVAIKPTYGTVPMFPSSPFGTLAHAGPMARTVQDTALLMDIISGFDSRDWSALPTPRTSFLEGLEDGVEGLRIAYSPTLGFGTNDPEVERLVGQAVRTLEELGAVVDEVDPGIEDPIEPFHVLWFTGAAKVLEAYGPGALDRVDPGLRAGIEQYIDSSALDYLDATAVRMAMGVTMGAFHETYDLLVTPTMPITAFDCTRQAPEGWSSQMWTAWTPYTYPFNMTQQPGASVPCGVAGGLPVGLQFVAARTQDALVLRAARAYEKAIGEQFSRPVDVPATASALDG; via the coding sequence ATGACGGACCTGGCAGATAAGACCGCTGCTGAGCTGCTGGAGGGGTACCGCGTCGGCGAGTTCACCCCCGTGGACGCCACGGAGGCTGTGCTGCGGCGCATCGGTGAGCGCGACGGCGCCCTCAACGCGTTCGTGCTGGTGGATCAGGAGGCCGCTCTGGATTCGGCCCGCACCTCGGCTCGGCGATGGCGGGCCGGTGAGCCCCTCGGCCCCGGCGACGGTGTGCCCACCTCCATCAAAGACATCTTCCCGACGACGGGCTGGCCCACACTTCGTGGCAGCCTGCTCATCGACGAGTCTGGCCCCTGGAACTTCGACGCCCCCTGTGTGGCCCGGCTGAAGGAGACCGGTGCCGTGCTGTTGGGCAAGACTGCCACACCGGAGTTCGCGTGGAAGGGTGTGACTGACTGTCAGCGCAGCGGCGAGACCTCCAACCCCTGGGACCCTGCCGTCCACGCCGGGGGCTCCTCCGGCGGCTCGGCCTCTGCTGTGGGTGCAGGCATGGGGCCGTGGTCTGTGGGGACCGACGGCGGCGGCTCTGTCCGCATCCCTGCCTCCTTCACCGGAACTGTGGCGATCAAGCCCACCTACGGCACCGTCCCGATGTTCCCCTCCTCGCCGTTCGGCACGCTGGCTCATGCCGGCCCGATGGCCCGCACGGTCCAGGACACCGCCCTGCTGATGGACATCATCTCCGGCTTCGACTCCCGCGACTGGTCCGCACTCCCGACCCCGCGCACCTCTTTCCTGGAGGGGTTGGAGGACGGCGTCGAGGGTCTTCGCATCGCCTATTCGCCCACGCTGGGCTTCGGCACCAACGACCCCGAGGTCGAGCGGCTGGTGGGTCAGGCGGTGCGGACTCTGGAGGAGCTGGGTGCAGTGGTCGACGAGGTGGATCCGGGCATCGAGGACCCCATCGAGCCCTTCCACGTCCTGTGGTTCACCGGGGCGGCCAAGGTGCTGGAGGCCTACGGGCCCGGTGCGCTGGATCGGGTGGACCCTGGGCTGCGCGCCGGCATCGAGCAGTACATCGACTCCTCTGCCCTGGACTACTTGGACGCCACGGCCGTTCGGATGGCCATGGGTGTCACCATGGGCGCCTTCCATGAGACCTACGATCTGCTGGTCACACCGACGATGCCGATCACCGCCTTCGACTGCACACGTCAGGCGCCGGAGGGGTGGAGTTCGCAGATGTGGACCGCCTGGACCCCCTACACCTACCCCTTCAACATGACCCAGCAGCCGGGGGCGTCGGTGCCCTGCGGTGTGGCGGGCGGGCTGCCGGTGGGGCTGCAGTTCGTGGCCGCCCGGACCCAGGACGCGCTGGTGCTGCGGGCCGCCCGGGCCTATGAGAAGGCCATCGGTGAGCAGTTCTCGCGGCCGGTGGACGTCCCGGCCACCGCCTCGGCGCTGGACGGGTGA
- a CDS encoding dihydrofolate reductase family protein encodes MSTARIPQVFAFLFCSVDGLVEDAHRGLGWSTGEPEVFTWHRRRARQTPHVGSMLLGRNTYDHFAEYWPSAEAFRTQPEIAAFMETTPKTVVTNRPASLPSWQGARAAEGSDLSALVAQLRTEQEGDDGGDIAVFGSSTLAAQLLKRGLLDELRILISPVALGRGTPLFQGLESHVHLRAGPTTTFPSGAVLVTYAPDNAGAA; translated from the coding sequence ATGAGCACTGCACGGATCCCACAGGTCTTCGCCTTCCTCTTCTGCTCCGTGGACGGATTAGTCGAAGACGCCCACCGAGGACTGGGGTGGAGCACCGGCGAGCCTGAGGTCTTCACCTGGCATCGGCGTCGGGCGCGACAGACCCCACATGTGGGCAGCATGTTGTTGGGGCGGAACACCTATGACCATTTCGCTGAGTATTGGCCCTCTGCGGAGGCCTTCCGAACTCAGCCGGAGATCGCGGCCTTCATGGAGACGACGCCGAAGACCGTGGTGACCAACCGGCCGGCATCTCTGCCTTCGTGGCAGGGAGCCCGCGCCGCAGAGGGAAGCGACCTCTCCGCACTGGTGGCACAGCTGCGCACAGAGCAGGAGGGGGACGACGGCGGAGACATCGCGGTCTTCGGCAGCTCCACCTTGGCGGCACAGCTGCTGAAACGCGGACTGCTGGACGAGCTGCGAATCCTGATCAGTCCGGTGGCGCTGGGCCGCGGAACTCCCCTGTTCCAGGGCCTGGAATCCCACGTTCACCTCCGAGCCGGCCCGACGACGACCTTCCCCTCCGGCGCGGTGCTGGTCACCTATGCCCCGGACAACGCAGGGGCAGCCTGA
- a CDS encoding RNA polymerase sigma factor produces MTESPEVSSAEQVHSALDQLGPEGRARVLAVTARYFSDLDLAEEVVQEAMVQALRTWGQNGVPRVPEAWLITAAKRRGIDLLRRDQARARAIPRLGALQERAPAPEGTGDPAEAAGAAGAGVGNSGVDERLGLFFACCHPVLKPEERVALTLRFLAGMSTAEVAHGLLVPVTTMQQRIVRAKRRIRSLGISFEIPARAESWQRLAAVQRVVYMLYAEGFARSAGRAHTSDDMTTEAIRLARMLRDLLPGSAEVTGMLALLLLTQGRRPARTDDAGRPVPLAEQDRRRWDRGLIEEGLDLAQRAASSAGAASYAVQAAIAAVHAEAADVESTDWPQIAVLYRMLESYEPSPVVRLGRAVALGRAQGPRVGLEQMEGLAEEEMLQRYRPFHIARAMTLEELGEQEAAASSYRRALQLPGNTAEDAYLTELLTGLVGAQVPE; encoded by the coding sequence GTGACTGAGTCCCCAGAGGTCTCCTCCGCGGAGCAGGTGCACAGCGCCTTGGACCAGCTGGGACCCGAAGGGCGGGCCCGTGTGCTCGCCGTGACGGCCCGGTACTTCTCAGACCTGGACCTGGCCGAAGAGGTGGTTCAGGAGGCGATGGTCCAGGCGCTGCGCACCTGGGGTCAGAACGGTGTTCCACGCGTGCCCGAAGCCTGGCTGATCACTGCGGCCAAGCGCCGAGGGATCGATCTGCTGCGCCGTGACCAGGCCCGTGCCCGGGCCATCCCGCGCCTCGGTGCTCTGCAGGAGCGTGCTCCCGCGCCCGAGGGCACCGGGGATCCGGCGGAGGCGGCCGGGGCTGCGGGTGCTGGCGTCGGGAACAGCGGGGTCGACGAGCGGTTGGGCCTGTTCTTCGCCTGCTGTCACCCGGTGCTGAAACCTGAGGAGCGTGTGGCGCTGACTCTGCGCTTCCTCGCGGGGATGAGCACTGCGGAGGTGGCCCACGGCCTGCTGGTTCCGGTGACGACTATGCAGCAGCGGATCGTACGGGCCAAACGCCGCATCCGAAGCCTCGGCATCTCCTTCGAGATCCCCGCACGCGCGGAGTCGTGGCAGCGGCTGGCCGCGGTCCAGCGGGTGGTCTACATGCTCTATGCCGAAGGTTTCGCGCGCTCAGCAGGCCGGGCTCATACCAGTGACGACATGACCACTGAGGCCATCCGCCTGGCGCGCATGCTGCGGGATCTCTTGCCAGGGTCGGCTGAGGTCACCGGGATGCTCGCCCTGCTTCTGCTGACCCAGGGGCGGCGCCCAGCCCGCACCGACGACGCCGGCCGTCCGGTGCCGCTGGCCGAGCAGGACCGCAGACGCTGGGACCGAGGGCTGATCGAGGAGGGCCTGGATCTGGCTCAGCGGGCAGCCAGCTCTGCCGGGGCGGCGTCGTACGCTGTCCAGGCCGCCATCGCTGCGGTCCATGCGGAGGCCGCGGATGTGGAGTCCACCGACTGGCCACAGATCGCGGTGCTCTACCGGATGTTGGAATCCTATGAGCCGAGCCCGGTGGTGCGCCTGGGCCGTGCGGTGGCTCTGGGGCGGGCACAGGGGCCGCGGGTGGGGCTGGAGCAGATGGAGGGCCTGGCTGAGGAGGAGATGCTGCAGCGGTACCGTCCCTTCCACATCGCCCGCGCGATGACCCTGGAGGAGCTCGGCGAGCAGGAGGCCGCGGCCTCATCCTATCGGCGCGCCCTGCAGCTGCCCGGCAACACCGCTGAGGACGCCTATCTCACTGAGCTGCTGACCGGCTTGGTCGGCGCGCAGGTGCCGGAATAG
- a CDS encoding dihydrofolate reductase family protein yields MVTFLYSATASADGYIAGPEGDMSWLLPFLGEEPDPVIAGAMTRITAMLMGRRTFEGSDPHAGDTEKEGAFEGQWDGPQVVLTHRALPDLPPGFRVEHSLDGALASARTAAGADGVVNILGADLARQCLDAGVVDEVIIGVAPVLLGSGTPLLSGAAGPFHLELLRETPPGHRPGGIRARHCRVLR; encoded by the coding sequence ATGGTGACATTCCTGTATTCCGCCACGGCATCAGCCGATGGGTACATCGCAGGCCCTGAGGGAGACATGTCCTGGCTGCTGCCCTTCCTGGGCGAGGAGCCGGACCCGGTGATCGCCGGCGCCATGACGCGGATCACCGCCATGCTGATGGGACGCCGGACCTTCGAGGGCAGCGATCCGCACGCCGGCGACACGGAGAAGGAAGGTGCCTTCGAAGGTCAGTGGGATGGGCCGCAGGTGGTGCTGACCCACCGGGCTCTGCCAGATCTACCTCCAGGCTTCCGCGTGGAGCACTCGCTCGACGGCGCACTCGCCTCAGCGCGGACGGCCGCCGGTGCGGACGGCGTCGTGAACATCCTCGGAGCGGATCTCGCCCGGCAATGTCTGGACGCCGGCGTGGTGGATGAGGTGATCATCGGCGTCGCACCGGTGCTGCTGGGCAGCGGCACTCCCCTGCTCTCGGGAGCAGCGGGCCCATTCCACCTGGAGCTGCTGCGGGAGACCCCTCCTGGGCACCGCCCTGGCGGCATCCGCGCCCGCCATTGCCGCGTGCTGCGTTGA